Proteins encoded in a region of the Mycolicibacterium chitae genome:
- a CDS encoding HNH endonuclease signature motif containing protein: MFESSSPDELVAVVEDTRRAESANHARRTGAIAALLWERTAEAEGHDPTDPGYALITGFSRTCAEVGAAMNITPHLARQLVGHAEALDTRLPRIHALLADGKISWSDATAISTGTDYVEADLMPTVDAELAEKISTWDCWSRRRLLNTIDTTVHDADPEAAKERRKTADTDRRVTLKTQPNGMARIDGKLTAPAAVLFDQRLTAMARGVCSEDPRTLDQRRADAMAALGEGHATLACACENTDCPTRTTQAAGPATGRVVINVIASAETLTGTSEAPGYLDGYGVIDAAQVRDLADAGALLRPTTRPEPHAGADELLRHQPSAAATRWVRCRSLTCSFPGCNRSAWRADLDHTVPFDHRHPFGGGWTLTGNLDPKCREHHRLKTFHTGPDGWRNKQHHDGTIEWTSPTGRVYRSTPDGAELFPDIAACAAPAPLPRNRHAEKTRRTLLARAGMAAKRATNIETQQLNHARAQEIDLRQWRNEVRRRLHLLKGTPSTSPYCTWVNDPPEDPTITADWRPPPQTPTTDPDEPPF; this comes from the coding sequence ATGTTCGAGTCGAGCTCGCCCGATGAGCTGGTCGCGGTGGTCGAAGACACCCGCCGCGCCGAATCGGCGAACCATGCTCGACGTACGGGGGCGATCGCGGCGCTGCTGTGGGAACGCACCGCCGAAGCCGAAGGCCACGACCCCACCGACCCCGGCTACGCGTTGATCACCGGCTTCAGCCGGACCTGCGCCGAAGTCGGTGCCGCGATGAACATCACCCCGCACCTGGCCCGCCAGCTCGTCGGCCACGCCGAAGCCCTCGACACCCGCCTGCCCCGAATCCACGCCCTGCTGGCCGACGGCAAGATCAGCTGGTCCGATGCCACCGCGATCAGCACCGGCACCGACTACGTCGAAGCCGACCTGATGCCCACCGTGGACGCGGAGCTGGCCGAGAAGATCAGCACCTGGGACTGCTGGTCACGACGACGACTGCTCAACACCATCGACACCACCGTGCACGACGCCGATCCCGAAGCCGCCAAAGAACGCCGCAAAACCGCCGACACCGACCGCCGCGTCACCCTGAAGACCCAACCCAACGGGATGGCCCGCATCGACGGGAAACTCACCGCCCCCGCCGCCGTACTGTTCGACCAACGCCTCACCGCGATGGCCCGCGGAGTCTGCTCAGAAGACCCCCGCACCCTCGATCAACGCCGCGCCGACGCGATGGCCGCTCTCGGCGAAGGCCACGCCACCCTGGCGTGTGCGTGTGAGAACACCGACTGCCCCACTCGCACCACCCAAGCCGCCGGCCCCGCCACGGGGCGGGTGGTCATCAACGTCATCGCCAGCGCCGAGACCCTCACCGGTACTTCCGAGGCCCCCGGCTACCTCGATGGCTACGGCGTCATCGACGCCGCCCAAGTCCGCGACCTCGCTGATGCCGGCGCCCTGCTGCGCCCCACCACCCGACCCGAACCCCACGCCGGAGCCGACGAGCTGCTGCGCCACCAACCCAGCGCCGCCGCCACCCGCTGGGTCCGGTGCCGCAGCCTCACCTGCAGTTTCCCCGGCTGCAACCGCTCCGCCTGGCGTGCCGACCTCGACCACACCGTCCCGTTCGACCACCGCCACCCCTTCGGCGGCGGCTGGACCCTGACCGGCAACCTCGACCCGAAATGCCGAGAACATCATCGCCTGAAAACCTTCCACACCGGCCCCGACGGCTGGCGCAACAAACAACACCACGACGGCACCATCGAATGGACCTCCCCGACCGGGCGGGTCTACCGCAGCACCCCCGATGGCGCCGAACTCTTTCCCGACATCGCCGCCTGCGCCGCCCCCGCCCCGCTACCGCGCAACCGCCACGCCGAAAAAACCCGCCGCACCCTCCTGGCCCGCGCCGGAATGGCCGCCAAACGCGCCACCAACATCGAAACCCAACAGCTCAACCACGCCCGCGCCCAAGAAATCGACCTCCGCCAATGGCGCAACGAAGTCCGCCGCCGACTCCACCTCCTCAAAGGGACCCCCAGCACCAGCCCCTACTGCACCTGGGTCAACGACCCACCCGAAGACCCAACCATCACCGCCGACTGGCGCCCACCACCGCAAACACCCACCACAGACCCCGACGAACCACCCTTCTAA
- a CDS encoding TfoX/Sxy family protein, which translates to MAYDVELAERVRRLLVDIPDVREQAMFGGLGFLVGGRMAVAASSHGGLMVRVGAESAEELLATTAAEPMQMKGRDIRGWLHIDGDQLRSRPHLAAWVAIGVDAV; encoded by the coding sequence ATGGCCTACGACGTCGAGTTGGCGGAGCGCGTGCGGCGGCTGCTCGTGGACATTCCGGATGTGCGTGAGCAGGCGATGTTCGGCGGGCTGGGTTTCCTGGTCGGGGGCCGGATGGCAGTCGCCGCGAGTAGCCACGGAGGGCTCATGGTTCGTGTCGGCGCCGAGTCCGCCGAGGAACTCCTGGCAACCACGGCCGCGGAACCGATGCAGATGAAGGGCCGGGACATCCGCGGGTGGCTCCACATCGACGGTGACCAGTTGCGTTCCCGGCCGCACCTCGCCGCCTGGGTCGCGATCGGAGTCGACGCGGTTTAG
- a CDS encoding TIGR03621 family F420-dependent LLM class oxidoreductase, which yields MTVDFRFAVGINSVQSRAALRETAWRCEDSGFDVLNIPDHLGAPAPFPVLTAAAQATSKIRVGTYVMNAAFYSPALLARDAAEVHTLSDGRLDLGLGAGYVREEFEAAEIPFPSAGARVTHLEHVAKYLRRHHPEIPLLIAGSGERVLTVAARHADIVGVTGTERIELVRAAAEGRPVVLDLAITAAPSGDSGLPDLKMPRRYAPGLSDAEILALPGVLSGTPRESADKLRALRDEHGLTSFSVQLKDSAYFAKVIAELR from the coding sequence ATGACTGTCGACTTCCGCTTCGCCGTAGGAATCAACTCCGTGCAGTCGCGCGCGGCTCTGCGGGAAACCGCTTGGCGCTGTGAGGATTCCGGGTTCGACGTGCTGAACATCCCGGACCACCTCGGTGCCCCCGCCCCGTTCCCGGTACTGACCGCGGCGGCGCAGGCGACCTCGAAGATCCGGGTCGGCACCTATGTCATGAACGCGGCGTTCTACAGCCCGGCGCTGCTGGCGCGCGATGCCGCCGAGGTGCACACGCTCAGCGATGGTCGGCTCGACCTCGGTTTGGGCGCCGGATATGTGCGGGAGGAATTCGAGGCCGCCGAGATCCCCTTCCCCAGTGCCGGGGCCCGGGTCACCCATCTCGAACACGTCGCCAAGTACCTGCGCCGGCATCATCCCGAGATCCCGCTGCTGATCGCCGGCAGCGGCGAGCGGGTGCTCACGGTCGCGGCCCGGCATGCCGACATTGTCGGGGTGACCGGGACCGAGCGCATCGAGTTGGTGCGGGCCGCCGCCGAGGGGCGCCCAGTGGTGCTGGACCTGGCGATCACCGCGGCACCCTCGGGCGACTCAGGTCTGCCGGATCTGAAGATGCCGCGCCGCTACGCGCCCGGACTGTCCGATGCGGAGATCCTGGCGCTGCCCGGAGTGCTCTCGGGTACTCCCCGCGAGTCCGCCGACAAGCTGCGGGCGTTGCGCGATGAGCATGGGTTGACGTCGTTCTCGGTTCAGCTCAAGGACTCGGCGTACTTCGCGAAGGTGATCGCGGAGTTGCGGTAG